In Oceanobacillus sp. FSL K6-2867, one DNA window encodes the following:
- a CDS encoding SpoIIIAH-like family protein, which translates to MLKKQTVWLLTMLSLMIVLSVYYMLSPNGDDLAYINDGQPDSEKAATTAATEVGDVENTEDAEVDEITNLGQDELFATIRMEIQDDRSKEISRLTDVVASANANAEEKEEALNEIDVLENLDAKEAILEEQIVGATGYEDVLVRSDAEKVHVHVKVEELTETEVVNIMQMVRDEFGDGVKTEVNFQPTGK; encoded by the coding sequence ATGTTAAAAAAACAAACGGTATGGCTATTGACTATGTTAAGTTTAATGATTGTGCTTAGTGTGTATTATATGCTTTCTCCAAATGGTGATGATTTAGCGTATATCAATGATGGACAACCAGATAGCGAAAAAGCTGCAACAACAGCAGCAACAGAAGTTGGGGATGTTGAGAATACCGAAGATGCAGAGGTTGATGAGATTACAAACCTTGGTCAGGATGAGTTATTTGCAACAATTCGCATGGAAATACAGGACGATCGCAGCAAGGAAATCAGCCGTCTTACAGACGTAGTTGCATCCGCTAACGCAAATGCAGAAGAAAAAGAGGAAGCACTTAATGAAATCGATGTATTAGAAAATTTAGATGCTAAAGAAGCAATACTTGAAGAACAAATTGTTGGCGCAACAGGCTATGAGGATGTTCTTGTCCGCTCAGATGCAGAAAAGGTGCATGTTCATGTAAAGGTTGAGGAATTAACAGAGACAGAAGTTGTAAACATCATGCAAATGGTACGTGATGAATTTGGTGACGGAGTTAAAACAGAAGTAAATTTTCAACCAACAGGTAAATAA
- the spoIIIAG gene encoding stage III sporulation protein AG, with product MKNFFRPKKSEGDSPPSKKIGYLIILGLTGVFLIIVSNIFSSEDEPELDMQPQGETQNTTKADDAAEMSSSDMSHVEERLGQDLAAMLNKIQSVTDAEVMVNLNATSEHIYEKNTTKGQQITDESDRNGGTRKIEDNTEDSQVVTIRKGDQEMPLLVQTKQPEVRGVFVVAKGADQPSVKNQIVEAVSRVLDVPSHKISVMPKN from the coding sequence ATGAAAAATTTCTTTCGACCAAAGAAATCGGAGGGGGACAGCCCTCCATCAAAGAAAATCGGCTACCTTATAATCTTAGGACTGACTGGGGTATTTCTAATTATTGTTAGCAATATTTTTTCATCAGAGGACGAGCCTGAACTTGACATGCAGCCTCAAGGAGAAACTCAAAATACAACCAAAGCTGATGATGCAGCAGAAATGTCTTCTTCAGATATGAGTCATGTAGAAGAACGTTTAGGACAAGATTTAGCTGCAATGCTTAATAAAATCCAAAGTGTAACAGATGCGGAGGTTATGGTTAATTTGAATGCAACTAGTGAACATATTTATGAAAAGAACACCACCAAAGGTCAGCAGATAACCGATGAATCTGATCGTAATGGTGGTACAAGAAAGATTGAAGATAATACAGAAGATAGCCAAGTGGTAACAATACGAAAAGGCGATCAGGAAATGCCATTATTGGTTCAAACAAAGCAACCAGAGGTCAGGGGGGTGTTTGTAGTAGCAAAAGGAGCTGATCAGCCCTCGGTAAAAAATCAAATTGTAGAAGCAGTATCACGTGTTCTTGATGTTCCATCTCATAAAATTTCTGTGATGCCAAAAAATTAG
- the spoIIIAF gene encoding stage III sporulation protein AF, whose amino-acid sequence MEVIIQWVTQIILFIILAAIIDLLIPVDSMKKYVKLAVGLILILILLKPVFYLFNTDIEQAVETSINELDQAYSQDGNIENQIEFQKKEIQNSQHAYILEQMTVQLKNIAEDPLKEEFQMEITSIDFTFEETENLSFEDLAEVIVYIKGLENEEGAVDTVEEIVIDSQHKDEGSVEGNEETEAEIAALLMEVWELTDKKVSIYWEGGTS is encoded by the coding sequence TTGATTTGCTGATTCCAGTAGATTCGATGAAAAAATATGTCAAGCTGGCAGTCGGACTTATCTTAATTCTTATCCTCTTAAAGCCTGTATTTTATCTGTTTAATACAGATATTGAACAAGCTGTAGAAACGTCTATTAATGAGCTGGATCAAGCCTATAGTCAGGATGGAAATATAGAAAATCAAATAGAATTTCAAAAAAAAGAGATACAAAACAGTCAACATGCATATATTTTAGAACAAATGACTGTCCAACTGAAAAATATAGCTGAGGACCCCTTGAAGGAAGAATTCCAAATGGAGATTACGAGCATCGACTTTACATTTGAAGAAACGGAAAACCTTTCCTTTGAGGATTTAGCAGAAGTCATTGTTTATATAAAGGGATTAGAGAACGAGGAGGGAGCGGTGGATACAGTTGAAGAAATAGTCATTGATTCTCAGCATAAGGATGAAGGAAGCGTCGAGGGAAATGAAGAAACTGAAGCAGAAATCGCAGCATTGCTAATGGAGGTATGGGAGTTAACAGATAAGAAAGTATCTATTTATTGGGAGGGAGGGACATCATGA